The Lampris incognitus isolate fLamInc1 chromosome 7, fLamInc1.hap2, whole genome shotgun sequence genome window below encodes:
- the kcne4 gene encoding potassium voltage-gated channel subfamily E member 4, protein MDGSVNSTASEALFQRTDDRQPRVDPGDGNASLYILIVMSFYGVFLLGILLGYFRSKRREKRRTNVFTRLVHEEEQREWGALPKKHSTPFSFSPSSPSSSCAPGSGRLHYEDMALSPLSCALCAEQSSVSSLCSSADVRFAIEEESDGVVAEGSQDGVHPKGSAEGKDDPGDSRRKEF, encoded by the coding sequence ATGGACGGCTCCGTCAACTCAACAGCGTCCGAGGCTCTTTTCCAGCGCACGGACGACCGGCAGCCTCGAGTGGACCCGGGAGACGGGAACGCGTCCTTGTACATACTGATAGTGATGTCGTTCTACGGGGTCTTCCTCCTTGGCATCCTGCTGGGCTACTTCCGCTCCAAGCGGCGGGAGAAGAGGAGGACCAACGTATTCACGCGCCTCGTGCATGAGGAGGAGCAGCGGGAGTGGGGAGCGTTGCCCAAGAAGCACAGcacccccttctccttctccccctcCTCGCCTTCCTCCTCCTGCGCCCCGGGATCGGGCAGACTGCACTACGAGGACATGGCGCTGTCCCCGCTGTCCTGCGCCCTGTGCGCGGAGCAGAGCAGCGTCAGCTCCCTCTGCTCCTCCGCGGACGTACGCTTCGCCATCGAGGAGGAGTCGGACGGCGTCGTGGCGGAGGGCTCGCAGGACGGCGTGCATCCCAAAGGCAGTGCGGAGGGCAAAGACGACCCGGGTGACTCCCGCCGGAAGGAGTTCTGA